ACCCTCGGTGATACGCCGGACAGATGGCTCCGCAGCCCGCGTGCGTCACCGGGCCAAGGCAAGGCGTGCCATGCGCGACCATCACACACACTGTGCTGCGCAGCTTGCACTCGATGCAGACGCTGTGAGGCGGCGTGTTTGGCTTGCGCCCGTGCAGAAACGCGCTGATCACCTCCACCAACTGCTCTTTATTGATGGGGCAGCCACGCAACTCAAAATCCACCCGCACGTGGTCAGCAATGGGCGTTGAGGTTGCCAACGTCTCAATATAACTGGGGGTGGCATAGACGATGGATGTAAACTCCCTGACATCCTTGAAGTTCCGCAGCGCCTGGATGCCGCCAGAGGTCGCGCAGGCGCCAATCGTCACCAAAAACCTGGAAGCCCGGCGCACCTCTTGAATCCGCCCGGCATCGTGGGGCGTGGTAATCGACCCCTCCACCAGCGAAAGATCATATGGCCCGCTAACGCGTGTACGCGATGCCTCTGGAAATGAGGCAATCTCGACTCGCCCGGCTATCTCCAACAGTTCATCCTCGCAGTCAAGCAGGCTGAGCTGGCATCCATCGCAGGAGGCAAATTTCCAGACGGCCAGTTTTGGCTTATGAGGTTGCGCCATATCACACCTCCCGCTTTCCAAACCACCGCTGAATCGTATCGTAGCGGAACACCGGACCATCTTTGCACTCGAAGAACGGGCCGAACTGGCAGTGCCCACAGAACCCGAGCGCACACTTCATGTTGCGCTCCAGGGAAAGAAAGATCTGCTCCGCCGTTAACCCGCGCTTCTGAAGTTCCAGCAGCGTGAAGTGCATCATGATTTCCGGCCCACAGACCAGAGCCATCGTATCGAGCGGGTCAAACTGCGCTGTGGCGATAAACCGAGGCACCACGCCCACATTGCCACGCCAGGCATTATCGCCACGATCGACCGTGACTTGCACATCCATATCCGCGCGGGCACCCCAGCGATACAGCTCACGACGATAGAGCAGGTCAGCAGGCGTGCGCGCGCCATAGAGCAGCGCCACCCGGCCATACTGCGTGCGCCGGGCCAGGATCTGGTAGATGGCCGGGCGGAGCGGCGCCAGCCCAAGACCACCTGCCACCATGACCACATCGAGGCCCTCGGCTTCCCGAAGGGGCCACTGGCTGCCAAACGGCCCGCGCACCCCAAGCACATCGTGACGTTTCAGTGCACACATCACTCTGGTGACGGCCCCGACCGCGCGAACCGTGTGCACCAGCGATGTTCCCCTGGTGGGGTCGCCGCTGATCGAGATGGGCACCTCACCTACGCCAAAGACATAGAGCATATTGAACTGCCCCGCCGCAAAAGGCCGGGTAGTTTCCCCTACCACCGGCCCAAGCTCCATCGTGAAGGTGTCGGGCGTTTCTCGCCGGATACGCTCGATCCTCCAGGGATCGGGGGCCATCGGATTGGCTCGTATTGCCGACATATCTCACCTCACGCATGAACGCCATAGACATCGAGCAATTGGAGCCGGGTGGCCTGAAGCCGCTCGATGATCGTCTGAGAAAAACGCTTGAGCAGTTCGTAGCCCAGATCATGGTCGGCTTCCGCCTTCATCCGCAGGCAAGCCCCATCAAAGGCGATGACTCGCGTCAATTCCAGCGCCCTTGCCCCGAAATGCCACTGATAGGGGGGAAAGAGCCACGACCAGCCCAGCACGTCACCTGCTTCAATCGTTTGGATGGTCACTTCTCCGCGCCCAGGCACAAAGGCTTTTAGCGCCACCTTCCCATGACGAAGTAGATAAAACCTGGAGGCGTCTTCGCCCTCCTGGAAAATCCATTCGTCGGCGGCGAAGCGCACATTGGAGGCGCAGCCCGCGATGGTGTCAAGTGCGTGGGGGCTCATGCCTTGAAAGAATACCTGCTCTGGCAGCAGCGCATCGAATCCGCGCATGGTTACTCCTCCGTTCCTGAAGAGGAACCAGCGCCGCTGGTTTTGCGGATCGCACGAGCCTCTTCGGTAATATCAATGCCCACCGGGCACCACGTAATACAGCGCCCGCACCCCACACAGCCGGAGGTACCGAACTGGTCAATCCAGCTTGCCAGCTTATGCGTCATCCACTGGCGATAGCGGGCTTTCGTTGAACCGCGAATGCTGTTTCCAGCGGTATAGGTAAAATCCATCGTGAAGCAGGAGTCCCATCGGCGCCAGCGCTCGGCGAGTTCCCCGGTGAGATCGGTGACATCTTCAACTGTGGTGCAAAAACAGGTCGGGCAGACCATCGTGCAATTCGCGCAGGTCAGGCAGCGCCTGGCAACATCGTCCCAGCGGGGATGCTCCAGGTTGCGATAGAGCAGTTCTTTAATGTCTGTCGTATCAAGGGTTCGGCCCATCTGGCTGGTAGTGCGCTCCACCGTCTGCTCCGCGGCTGCTTTTTCTTGGTCGGTTGCCTTGTGGTGAGGAAGCTCCTCCAGAATCTCTCCTCCCAAAGCGGTGCCAGCCTCGACCACAAAGTAATGGCGCTCGCCATCCAATATCTCCGTCAGAGCCAGATCAAAGCCGTCAGTTACTTTGGGTCCAGTTTGCATGGAAACACAGAAGCAGGTGCCTCCTGCCTGGGCGCAGTTGATGGCGATAATCAGAGCCTGTTCCCGGCGCGCTTGATAGACCAGATCAACATACGGACCGTGCATAAATACCTTGTCCTGGATGGCGATAGCGTGCAGTTCGCACGAGCGAACCCCCAGGAAAGCGAATTTAGGAATTTCTTGCTCATCTTGTTCCAGATGGAAACCACCCTCATCCTTACGCGCCTGCCAGAGCCGAAGTGTAGGAGGAGAGAGAAAGTGTTTCCAGGATTGCGGCCCCACCGCATAGCCGAAGAACGCCCGATCTGCGCGTTTCTTCAGCCGATAGATGCCGCCATCTTGCTCATCGGTGTAGCCAATGGGTAGATCCGTTGCTGATCTCACTTCATCATAGACAATAGCGCGGTCGCGCACCGTTGGCCCAAGCACACAGTATCCCCTCTTCAAAAGCGCGTCGATCAACTGCTGAAAATCCTGAGATTCCAGAATCGCCCAGTCGTTCCTCCACACAGATGGTTCAACCATAGCAATGTGTCCTTTCACCCGCCGCGATAAGCCAAGGCAGCCCTGCGCGCTATCTGGGGCATGAGCGCCGCACATTGTATTGCACTTCATATTCCCCTCCAGAAGAATATAGAAGAAGCAGATTGGGATACGGCTTACAGAAGGTTATAAAACTGTTACTAACTGGTTTTGTGCTTCCCACACCCGCCGTTAGCGGCCATCCCATCGTAGGAACTGGAGCATGGCTACCCCATCCGGGCAACGTTTTGTTACCTCCGAGTGATCTCCCCTTACCACTTTGGTAACCTGTGAACAGTAGACTAAAGGACAAGAAGCAGACCAGAGAGGTGAGGAGGTCATCTATGATCACCACAACGACACGTATCGAACCCAGCCCGTACGAAGAGTTCATGATCGATAGTCTCTTAGAGGGTGGCAATGGGCAGCAGGCGCTGCTCGAAACCATCCAGCAGTTAAGCGAGGAGCGCACTGCGCTGCGCCTGCGACTGGCCCAGCACCCGCTGAGCGATCACGCGGCGGCGCAGCGCATGAAAATGATCAACGTCCAGCTCAAAACGCTCTGGGCCGAGGTCCGCTGCGTGCGAGCAACTCGTCGCGTCCAGGTGGAAGAGGCGCTGGGTATTGATCCTACCTGGGTGGTCAATTGAGTGGGTTCAGCCACCCGAAATGGCTTCAGAAAGAAGGCCGACCATGAAGACCATTGTGGTCTATGATTCCACCTATGGAAATACCGATCTGAATTGACCGTGGTCACCATCTCGCACCCGATAGTCTTGTTGCGCAACAAAGCTATCAGGCGCGAAATGGTGACTGACATTCTCATACCACTGGCAGCTTCAGCCCACTCAACAGACCCGCTACGATTTAGTTACTGCCAGATACGGCTCTGTTTACCACCACTGACTACAGTTCCCTTTAAGAGACCACGTTGAGGTTTTGAGGATGCATCCCCATCAGGGAAGCAGATCCAAGAGGCAAGAGAAGCCCGGAGAAAGCTAAAAAGCGAGGCACGCTATGCTGGTCAGGAATATTATGGTCGAGCATGTCGTCACTGTTCAGGAAGGAGATACCCTGGAACATGCCGCGCTGCTCATGCAGCAGGGGCGCTTTCGGCATCTCCCCGTGGTGCAGCGCCTCCCGCAGCAGAAAGAAGTGCAACCATCGTCGCTGAGCTATCCACCTCCCAAACCCCCGGTCGCCGTCATCGGCATGCTCTCCGACCGCGATCTACCCTGCGGCAGAGCGGGGGCCGTTCCCCTGGAGCAATTGCGTGGGCAGCAGGTGCGCGAGGTGATGCACCAGCCCGTCATCACCGTCAGTCCAGACACGCCGGTAGAGTATGCTGCCAACCTGATGGCGGAGAACGCCATCGGGTGCCTGCCCGTAGTGAATGAGGCAGAGAATGGCCGGTTGGTTGGCATCATCACGGAAAGTGATCTGTTCCACGCGCTGGTCCGGCTCCTGGGAGCGCAGGGACCCAGCACGCGCCTTCGATTGCTGCTGCCGAGCCACGATCCTATCGAGCTGGGCCGGGTCTTGCTGCTGCTGGGGCACGAACATCTCCATCTGGCGGGGCTGCTGACTGAGCCAGCCGATGCAGAAGGGCGCTGGCCAGTGACACTGCGCGTGCGCACGATCTATCCCGAACCGTTGATGCAGAAACTGCGGGCCGGAGGGGTCGAGATCGTGCAACCAGCCTCCCCAGAGGAGGGCTAACATGAGCGAGCAGGAGCCTGCCCAGAAGGCAAGACCGGCACGAGCGACCGCGCCCGAGGCTGGGGTGCTGTTCGTTCATGACCCACAGCTGGGCCAGTACAATTTTGGCCCACAGCATCCACTGCGCCCGCGTCGGCATCTGCTGCTGCTGGACCTGCTGGAACAATCGGGCATCCTTCAACCGAATGGGCCAGACATCCTGCTTCAGCAGCAGGCCAGCCGGGAAGAGCTCCTGCTGGCGCACAGCCCGGCCTATATCGCGGCGGTGGAACGCTTGAGCGCAGAGGATGGAGGACTCGATAGCCTCATTGGCGAATATGTGATCGATCCCGAACCCTTTGGTTTTGGCATGGGTGATAATCCCATCTTTCCACAAATGCACGCCGCCTCGGCGCGCATCGTGGGCGGCACGCTGGCAGCAGCGCGCGCGGTCATGTCCGGCAGGGTGCGTCATGCCTTCAACGCTACTGGCGGCTTTCATCACGCCCTGGGCGACCGCGCCTCCGGCTTCTGCATTTATAACGACGCGGCGGTTGCCATCGCGGCGCTGCTTCAGGAGTATGAGGCGCGCGTGCTCTACGTCGATTTCGATGCCCATCACGGCGACGGCGTTCAGTGGGCCTTCTATGATGAGCCGCGCGTCATGACCGTTTCCTTCCATGAGACCGGTGACTACCTTTTCCCCGGCACGGGCGATCTGCTGGAACTGGGCAAAGGGGCCGGGCGCGGCTGCGCCGTCAATATTCCGCTCGACGCCTTTACCGAGGATGATTCCTGGCTGGAGGCGGTCTCTGCGCTGCTGCCCTCGCTCGTACACACCTTTCACCCCGACATGATCATCAGCCAGCACGGCTGCGATACCCATGAATGGGACCTGCTGACGCATCTGGCCCTCACCACACATGCTGCTGCTGCACAGGCCAAACTAACGCATAAACTGGCACATGAACACTGCCAGGGGCGCTGGGTCGCCTTGGGCGGGGGCGGCTACGAGATGTATCGCGTCGTGCCGCGGGCCTGGGCATTGGTCTGGTCGGAAATGTCTGATAGACCGCTGCCAGAGTACATCCCTCCCGCCTGGCTAGAGCGTTGGCAACCGGAGAGTAAAGAAGCACTTCCCACCACGTTCCTTGATACCCTTGAGGATTTTCCAACCAAACCACGCCGTGCAAAGATTGAGCGCCATAATCGGCGCATTGTCGCCCAGGCGCGTCGGCTCTTTCTGCCTCCACAGGTG
The DNA window shown above is from Ktedonobacterales bacterium and carries:
- a CDS encoding FAD/NAD(P)-binding protein, whose protein sequence is MSAIRANPMAPDPWRIERIRRETPDTFTMELGPVVGETTRPFAAGQFNMLYVFGVGEVPISISGDPTRGTSLVHTVRAVGAVTRVMCALKRHDVLGVRGPFGSQWPLREAEGLDVVMVAGGLGLAPLRPAIYQILARRTQYGRVALLYGARTPADLLYRRELYRWGARADMDVQVTVDRGDNAWRGNVGVVPRFIATAQFDPLDTMALVCGPEIMMHFTLLELQKRGLTAEQIFLSLERNMKCALGFCGHCQFGPFFECKDGPVFRYDTIQRWFGKREV
- a CDS encoding cyclic nucleotide-binding domain-containing protein encodes the protein MRGFDALLPEQVFFQGMSPHALDTIAGCASNVRFAADEWIFQEGEDASRFYLLRHGKVALKAFVPGRGEVTIQTIEAGDVLGWSWLFPPYQWHFGARALELTRVIAFDGACLRMKAEADHDLGYELLKRFSQTIIERLQATRLQLLDVYGVHA
- a CDS encoding 4Fe-4S dicluster domain-containing protein, coding for MVEPSVWRNDWAILESQDFQQLIDALLKRGYCVLGPTVRDRAIVYDEVRSATDLPIGYTDEQDGGIYRLKKRADRAFFGYAVGPQSWKHFLSPPTLRLWQARKDEGGFHLEQDEQEIPKFAFLGVRSCELHAIAIQDKVFMHGPYVDLVYQARREQALIIAINCAQAGGTCFCVSMQTGPKVTDGFDLALTEILDGERHYFVVEAGTALGGEILEELPHHKATDQEKAAAEQTVERTTSQMGRTLDTTDIKELLYRNLEHPRWDDVARRCLTCANCTMVCPTCFCTTVEDVTDLTGELAERWRRWDSCFTMDFTYTAGNSIRGSTKARYRQWMTHKLASWIDQFGTSGCVGCGRCITWCPVGIDITEEARAIRKTSGAGSSSGTEE
- a CDS encoding CBS domain-containing protein, with product MLVRNIMVEHVVTVQEGDTLEHAALLMQQGRFRHLPVVQRLPQQKEVQPSSLSYPPPKPPVAVIGMLSDRDLPCGRAGAVPLEQLRGQQVREVMHQPVITVSPDTPVEYAANLMAENAIGCLPVVNEAENGRLVGIITESDLFHALVRLLGAQGPSTRLRLLLPSHDPIELGRVLLLLGHEHLHLAGLLTEPADAEGRWPVTLRVRTIYPEPLMQKLRAGGVEIVQPASPEEG
- a CDS encoding acetoin utilization protein AcuC, which produces MSEQEPAQKARPARATAPEAGVLFVHDPQLGQYNFGPQHPLRPRRHLLLLDLLEQSGILQPNGPDILLQQQASREELLLAHSPAYIAAVERLSAEDGGLDSLIGEYVIDPEPFGFGMGDNPIFPQMHAASARIVGGTLAAARAVMSGRVRHAFNATGGFHHALGDRASGFCIYNDAAVAIAALLQEYEARVLYVDFDAHHGDGVQWAFYDEPRVMTVSFHETGDYLFPGTGDLLELGKGAGRGCAVNIPLDAFTEDDSWLEAVSALLPSLVHTFHPDMIISQHGCDTHEWDLLTHLALTTHAAAAQAKLTHKLAHEHCQGRWVALGGGGYEMYRVVPRAWALVWSEMSDRPLPEYIPPAWLERWQPESKEALPTTFLDTLEDFPTKPRRAKIERHNRRIVAQARRLFLPPQVRQAYPRVAVPAFPAARPEASSTGVPVLLRRAGKAAEPRVRTLETARGSVLLRDWCPPSLVERLYPDEGLNAFARRADREQALLKRIASDPECELVVAHTPEGLLVGQVSICAADEWWEGIPDLYEVAIEVSATWRKIGLSKALLQFALEPDSFEEVILYALGFVWHWDLNGLGIGSMSYAQMIRRLFEQVGFEKMGTTEPNIQLDPANIFLARIGKNVSPDTVAQFRSRLSAPVGLYG